The window GGCGCCAGCGGGTTCGTAGGCAAGGACATCAGCGCGGACGGGCTGCTGGCCGCGATCCGGACGGTGGCGACCGGCGAGGCGCTCCTGTCGCCCACCGCGACCCGGGCGCTGATCGCCCGTTTCCTCGCCGCCCCCGATCCGGAGGCGCACGCGGACGGCGCCGCCGCGACCGACCGGCTCGCCGGTCTTACCAGCAGGGAACGGGAGGTGCTGACCCTCGTCGCGCGCGGGCATCCGAACGGCGAGATCGCCGGGCTGCTCTCCATCAGCCCGTTCACCGTGCGCACCCACGTCCAGCGGGCCATGGCAAAGTTGGACGCCCGTGACCGAGCCCAGCTCGTCGTCATCGCCTACGAGTCCGGCCTCGTTCGGCCAGAAAAGTCAGAAATCCGATAAGGCTACCCAACGCCGCGACTCCACCCTATTCCGGCGATAAGTTCTGGCCCGTCGGCCGCCAAGGCAGGAATTTCGGACAAAAACGGGCTTGGCGGTCGCCGAAATGTTGTCCGGGCAACAATGCTCCTCGGCCACGAAAGCGAGCCTGCCGGTGGCAAAGGCACAGAGCACAAGGTCGACGACGCCCGGGTCTGGCCCCG of the Pseudofrankia saprophytica genome contains:
- a CDS encoding response regulator yields the protein MTVRVLLADDQALLTATFRLLIDAQDDLEVVAEAADGAEAVALARAHRPDVAVLDIRMPGTDGLAATAAIHDDPALAHTRVLILTTFETDEYVALALRAGASGFVGKDISADGLLAAIRTVATGEALLSPTATRALIARFLAAPDPEAHADGAAATDRLAGLTSREREVLTLVARGHPNGEIAGLLSISPFTVRTHVQRAMAKLDARDRAQLVVIAYESGLVRPEKSEIR